The genome window TCCATGACCGCGGCCCGCGTGGCCGGCAGCGAGCCGGCGAAAATCACCACGCCTATCAATCCGTTGATCCATCCGTTCGTCGTCTTGTCCATGAGCCACCTGTGTATGGGCTGTCAGTAGAGCATGGGCAGGTATCGGGGCCCAGATACGGTCCAGTACAATTCAAGATAACTGTTATGACTATTTGACCGATACAGTCGAGGTGCCATGAAGGGACAGGGAACGCGCATCGACGCCGTGATGGAGACGATCCGTTCGAGGATCGCCTCGCGCGCCTACCCGCCGGGGGCGCGGCTGCCCTCGGTGCGCGCGCAGGCCCAGGCCATGGGGTTGTCGGTCTCGACCGTGGTCGAGGCCTACGAGCGGCTGGTGGCCGAGGGCGCCGTGCGCTCCCGTCCGGGATCGGGGTTCTACGTTTCCGGGCCGGCGGCGCCCTTGGCCCTGTCGGAGATCGGCCCGAAACTGGATCGGGAAGTCGATCCGTTATGGATATCGCGCCAATCGCTGGAGACGGGCGATGCCGTGCCCAAGCCCGGCTGCGGCTGGCTGCCGCCGGCATGGATGTACGAGGACGGCATGCGCCGCGCGTTGCGAGCGCTGGCGCGCGCCGACGCGCCCGTGCTGGCCGATTACGGAACGCCGCTGGGCCTGCCGCCGCTGCGCCAGTTGCTGGCCCGCCGGATGGCCGCCACCGGCATCGAGGCCGCGCCCGAGCAGATCATGCTGACCGACTCCGGCACGCAGGCCATCGACCTCATCTGCCGTTTCCTGCTGGAGCCGGGCGATACCGTACTGGTCGACGATCCGTGCTACTTCAATTTCCATGCCTTGCTGAAGGCACACCGGGCGAAGGCGGTAGGCATCCCCTATACCCCGAACGGACCGGACGTCGCGGCTTTCGAGGCCGCGCTGCGGGACCATGCGCCCAGGCTCTACATCACCAATTCCGCCATCCACAACCCCACGGGCGCGACGCTGTCGCCCGTGACGGCGCACCGGCTGCTGAAGCTGGCCGACGGCTCGGGCCTGGTCATCGTCGAGGACGACATCTTCGCCGATTTCGAGACCGCGCCGGCTCCCCGGCTGGCCGCCTTCGATGGCCTGGATCGCGTGATCCACATCGGCAGTTTCTCTAAGACCGTCTCGGCCTCGCTGCGCTGCGGCTACGTGGCCGCGCGCGCCGACTGGATCGACAGCCTGGTCGACCTGAAGATCGCCACCACCTTCGGCAACGGACACCTGGCGGCCTCCGTCCTGCTCGCGGCGCTGACCCACAGCGGCTATCGCAAGCACATGGAGGAAGTCCGGCACAGGTTGGCCGAGGCGATGGACAAGACCGTTGCGCGGCTGCGCGCCATCGGCATCCAGCCGTGGCTCGTCCCGCAGGCGGGCATGTTCGTCTGGTGCCGTCTGCCCGATGGCGTGGATGCCGCCGACATCGCGCGTTCGTGTCTGAAAGACGATGTGGTCCTGGCGCCGGGCAATGCGTTCAGCCAGTCGCGCAGCGCCGCGGGCTTCCTGCGGTTCAACGTCTCGCAATCGGGCGACGGCAGGATCTTCCAGGTGCTGGCGCGCGCGCTGGAGGCGTGCCGCGGCTAGCGCGTAGATCCGGTGGACGGGTAGGCCTGTGCACGCGCCGCCCGGGGTGCGGTCTCCGGCATTTCCCGCAGGACGGGCAGCACCGCCAGCGCGACCAGCGCGATCATCGCCCCCGGCGCGGCGGTCCAGCCCGTGGCCTGGACCAGCCATTCCGCCAGGAAGGGCGTCAGCCCCCCGAACAGCGCGGTGGCCGCGGTCGCGCCCAGCGCCAGCCCGCTCAGCCGGCCTTCGCCGGGAAACTGCTCGGCCGTGGCGGGGGCGCCCACGGCGCTGACACCGCCGGCGACCAGCGCCAGCGCGACCGCGCCCAGGGCGACCTGCAAGATCGTGCCGTGCGCCATGTAGGTGAACATGAACAGCGGCAAGGCCGCGCCCAGGACCGCCAGTCCCATCAACATGCGCCGGCGTCCCAGGCGGTCCGACAGCGCGCCGGCCGCGGGCGTGACCACGATGACGGCCACGGCGGCGACGGTCGACAGCCAGAGCGATTCGCCTTCCGCGCGGCCGCCGGCCGAGGTCAGGAAGGCGGGCACGTAGGTGATGCCGACGTAGTAGGTGATGGAGCCCAGTGCCGAGATCGCGAAGGTCCGCAGCACGGCGGCGCGATGATGGGTGAGCGTGTGCAGGATGGGCGAGGCGGGGATGGTGCCCTGGCGCCGCTGCCTTTCGAAGTCCGGCGATTCCTGCATGGCCGAGCGCGCGATCCAGATACTGCCCGCCAGGGCCGCGCCGACGAAGAAGGGGATGCGCCATCCCCAGGCGTCGAGTTGGGAGGTATCCAGCAGGGCCACGGTCGCGGCCGACACCGCCACCGCCAGCAGCGCGCCGACTTCGCTGGCGGCCGACGCGAGCGACGTGACCAGGCCCCTGCGGCCGGGGCGCGCGCCTTCCAGCAGATAGGCCACCACGCTGGTGTATTCGCCGCCCACCGAGAATGCCATCAGGCAGCGCAGGACGAGCAGCAGCACGCCGGCGGTGGCGCCCAGGCTGCCGTAGGCGGGCAGCAGCGCGGTCGCCAGCATGGCGGCCGTCATCAGCGCCATGGACAGCAGCAGGGTCCGGCGGCGGCCGAAGCGATCGCCGATGTGGCCGAACACGAGGGCGCCCAGGGGCCGCATGAAGTACGAGACGGCGAAGCCGGCCAGCGTGGCCAGCAGCGACAAGTGGCCTCCGCCGAAGAACACGCGGGACAGGACCGTGGCGAAGTACAGGTACAGCGTGAAGTCGTACCACTCGACGATCGTGGACAGGGCGGCGATCGTCAGGGATCCGCGCGAGATCTCGGGGGCCGGGGTGGGGCCGCTGGCCGCCGCCGGCATGTCAGGAAAGAGGAGTCGTGGCCATGTTCCCGGGAATGATATAGGGATGGCCGGTTCCTGGAAACGCGGGACGTGTCTCACGATGCTTCGATCCGCGTCGAAGCATCGCGGGCCCGCGCGGCGTTACGCTATCCGCTTGAACGAAGGAGCCCGCGCCATGCCCGAGCACGCCGAGATCGCCGCCACCGCTTCCCTGATTGCCGAGCCGGCCCGCACCGCCATGCTGGTGGCCCTGCTCGATGGCAGCGCCCGGCCGGCGGGAGAGCTCGCGCATGCCGCCGGGGTGACCGCGCAGACGGCCAGCACCCATCTGGCGCGCCTGGTGCAGGGGCGGCTGCTGGTGGTGGAGACCGAGGGACGCCATCGCTATTACCGGCTGAACGGGCCGGAGGTGGCCCAGGCGCTGGAACACCTGGCCGGCGTCGGCGGCCCCGCCTCCGCGCGCCGGCCACCGTTGGGCAAGCAGGCCCGGTCGCTGCAGTTCGCGCGCTGCTGCTACGACCACCTGGCGGGGCAACTGGGCGTAGCGGTGGCGCAGGCCTTGCAGCGGCATGGCTACGTCATCGCGCAACCGGGAAAGCGCTGCGGGATCACGCCGGCCGGGGAACACTGGTTCAGCGGCATGGGGCTGGACGTGCGGACGCTGCGGCCCACCCGTAACGGGCTGGCAAGGCTGTGCCTGGACTGGACGGAGCGCACGCATCACGTGGGCGGTCCGCTGGGCGTGGCGATGCTGGCGGCCTTCTGCGAGCGGGGATGGCTGCGGCGCACGCCGGGATCGCGGGCCTTGACGCTGACGCCGCCTGGGCGGATCGCGCTCAGGGAACAGTTGGGGGTCGAGGTTGAGGACGCCAGCTAGCTTCTCTACCCGGCGGCGTTGCCAGCGGCGGCAGGCGTGCCGCCGCTGGCAACGCGCGCCTGGCCTAGCGCGCCACCACCGCGAACGCCCCTTCCTGGTCGACCCGTGCCCAGTAGGCCGATTTCGTGGCGTCATAGCCCACGGCTGCGGCGCACGAGGCGTCGACGTCGGCGGGCAGCGCGGACAGGAACGCGGCCTGGTAGGGTTGCTTGCTGATGCACGAGGCCGGCGCCAGCGCGATCCACTTGCCGTCCGCATCGCGGCGCGCCAGCGTGGTGGCGGCGGCCTCGGCGCCGGCGGGCAGCGCGAATTCCAGCACGTAGGTGTCGCCGCTCTGGTCGGCGCCGAGTTCCCACTGGCGCGTGGCGTGGGCCGGCAGTTGCACCGGCAGCTTGCCGCTTTCCGAACCGTCGCCGTAGCTGCCCGGCAGGCCGGTGGCGGTCGTGATGTCCTTGGCGCGTCCCCACGGATCGATGTAGGTGCCGGTCTGCCCCGCGATGCCGCTGACCCACAGCACGTCGGACACCGTGTCCTTGCCGCGCTCCTGCCAGTTCAGCGC of Pigmentiphaga sp. H8 contains these proteins:
- a CDS encoding PLP-dependent aminotransferase family protein; protein product: MKGQGTRIDAVMETIRSRIASRAYPPGARLPSVRAQAQAMGLSVSTVVEAYERLVAEGAVRSRPGSGFYVSGPAAPLALSEIGPKLDREVDPLWISRQSLETGDAVPKPGCGWLPPAWMYEDGMRRALRALARADAPVLADYGTPLGLPPLRQLLARRMAATGIEAAPEQIMLTDSGTQAIDLICRFLLEPGDTVLVDDPCYFNFHALLKAHRAKAVGIPYTPNGPDVAAFEAALRDHAPRLYITNSAIHNPTGATLSPVTAHRLLKLADGSGLVIVEDDIFADFETAPAPRLAAFDGLDRVIHIGSFSKTVSASLRCGYVAARADWIDSLVDLKIATTFGNGHLAASVLLAALTHSGYRKHMEEVRHRLAEAMDKTVARLRAIGIQPWLVPQAGMFVWCRLPDGVDAADIARSCLKDDVVLAPGNAFSQSRSAAGFLRFNVSQSGDGRIFQVLARALEACRG
- a CDS encoding MFS transporter, which translates into the protein MPAAASGPTPAPEISRGSLTIAALSTIVEWYDFTLYLYFATVLSRVFFGGGHLSLLATLAGFAVSYFMRPLGALVFGHIGDRFGRRRTLLLSMALMTAAMLATALLPAYGSLGATAGVLLLVLRCLMAFSVGGEYTSVVAYLLEGARPGRRGLVTSLASAASEVGALLAVAVSAATVALLDTSQLDAWGWRIPFFVGAALAGSIWIARSAMQESPDFERQRRQGTIPASPILHTLTHHRAAVLRTFAISALGSITYYVGITYVPAFLTSAGGRAEGESLWLSTVAAVAVIVVTPAAGALSDRLGRRRMLMGLAVLGAALPLFMFTYMAHGTILQVALGAVALALVAGGVSAVGAPATAEQFPGEGRLSGLALGATAATALFGGLTPFLAEWLVQATGWTAAPGAMIALVALAVLPVLREMPETAPRAARAQAYPSTGSTR
- a CDS encoding helix-turn-helix transcriptional regulator; this translates as MPEHAEIAATASLIAEPARTAMLVALLDGSARPAGELAHAAGVTAQTASTHLARLVQGRLLVVETEGRHRYYRLNGPEVAQALEHLAGVGGPASARRPPLGKQARSLQFARCCYDHLAGQLGVAVAQALQRHGYVIAQPGKRCGITPAGEHWFSGMGLDVRTLRPTRNGLARLCLDWTERTHHVGGPLGVAMLAAFCERGWLRRTPGSRALTLTPPGRIALREQLGVEVEDAS